A window from Nitrospira sp. encodes these proteins:
- a CDS encoding formylglycine-generating enzyme family protein: MENRGVLIGSIVFVFGSFILLIAGLVYESYKAKQMRELAMSIQTESRPVAAKAVAQDFSMYKTRIGDEGREMVQVPAGPFTMGSSDGDPDEAPERQVFLKGFFIDRYEVTQDEYLRFAKMTKRQLPRIEVFEDDQSKVLKPELAAMSVSWDDAVAYCKWAGKRLPTEAEWEKAGRGEGKRKYPWGDKFMNGVANVDGPEDGYKYLAPPGSFEAGRSPYGLHDMTGNVAEWVADTYDEHYYKKGGYRDPKGPDEGDLKVVRGGSWRETEQNARLSKRFAAKHWRNDITIGIRCAGDLELSGDAVGQ; the protein is encoded by the coding sequence ATGGAAAACAGGGGTGTACTGATCGGGTCAATCGTCTTTGTCTTCGGGTCATTCATTCTCCTGATCGCAGGGCTAGTCTATGAGTCATATAAGGCCAAGCAGATGCGGGAATTAGCCATGAGTATCCAGACGGAATCCCGCCCGGTCGCGGCGAAGGCGGTTGCGCAGGATTTCTCGATGTATAAAACGAGAATCGGCGATGAAGGGCGCGAGATGGTGCAGGTGCCGGCGGGGCCGTTTACGATGGGGAGTAGCGATGGGGATCCGGATGAGGCGCCTGAGCGACAGGTGTTCTTGAAAGGGTTCTTTATCGATCGATACGAAGTGACGCAGGATGAGTACCTGCGTTTTGCCAAGATGACCAAGCGGCAGCTCCCGAGGATTGAAGTATTCGAAGACGACCAGTCGAAAGTCTTAAAGCCTGAGCTGGCGGCGATGAGCGTTTCCTGGGACGATGCGGTCGCCTATTGTAAGTGGGCCGGTAAGCGATTGCCGACAGAGGCTGAATGGGAGAAGGCCGGGCGGGGTGAGGGGAAACGGAAATACCCTTGGGGCGACAAGTTCATGAATGGTGTGGCCAATGTGGATGGGCCTGAGGATGGATACAAGTATCTGGCGCCTCCCGGCTCGTTTGAGGCCGGCCGGAGCCCCTACGGATTGCACGATATGACGGGAAATGTCGCCGAATGGGTCGCGGATACGTATGACGAGCACTACTACAAAAAGGGTGGCTATCGTGACCCGAAGGGGCCCGATGAGGGTGATCTGAAAGTGGTGCGTGGTGGCTCCTGGAGGGAAACCGAGCAAAACGCCAGGCTCTCCAAACGATTCGCGGCTAAGCATTGGCGGAATGATATTACGATTGGAATTCGTTGCGCCGGCGATTTGGAGCTGAGCGGCGATGCGGTCGGTCAGTAG
- a CDS encoding DUF3047 domain-containing protein, whose protein sequence is MNGRMVWSVVALASMALCVGTVITKSVYAESQVLVLEDFQGKEADGFPSSWDHENQRSHSKGRDAYKVQTENGVNFLSAKDAGQRIKKKKIDWDPKAYPVLTWRWRLLKAPAGTDQIAAIYASLDTDLLFIPVFTKYVWSGTKPEGTLTEGGMFSGSEIVMQSGTKDVGQWFEERVNVYEDFKRIHQHEPAPKAWGISIIAAPGVEIDFGSLVAGPAK, encoded by the coding sequence ATGAATGGTCGGATGGTGTGGAGTGTAGTGGCTCTGGCGAGTATGGCGTTGTGTGTCGGAACCGTCATCACTAAGTCAGTCTATGCAGAAAGCCAAGTGTTGGTGCTGGAAGATTTCCAAGGGAAAGAAGCGGATGGTTTTCCCTCGTCCTGGGATCACGAGAACCAGCGCAGTCATTCCAAGGGGCGCGACGCGTATAAGGTGCAAACTGAAAATGGTGTAAATTTTTTGTCGGCCAAAGATGCCGGACAACGGATCAAGAAAAAGAAGATCGACTGGGATCCCAAAGCCTATCCCGTGCTCACCTGGCGGTGGCGTTTGCTGAAGGCTCCGGCTGGAACGGATCAAATCGCGGCGATCTATGCCTCGCTCGATACCGATTTGTTGTTTATCCCGGTGTTCACAAAGTATGTCTGGAGCGGGACCAAGCCGGAAGGGACCCTGACGGAAGGCGGCATGTTCAGCGGATCAGAGATCGTTATGCAGAGCGGGACTAAAGACGTCGGCCAGTGGTTTGAAGAGCGTGTGAATGTTTATGAGGATTTCAAGCGCATTCATCAACATGAGCCGGCGCCCAAGGCCTGGGGCATTTCGATCATTGCCGCGCCTGGAGTGGAGATTGATTTCGGCTCGCTGGTGGCCGGTCCTGCCAAGTAA